The DNA window GGGCAATGAAACCGCATTCAAATGCACCTGTCCCTGGCACAACAAGCATGGCGTCGAACGCGGCCCCTGCAAACACATTTTGGCAGCGCAAATCGTGCTGGAAGAATCCGAAGCGAAAGGGCAATGATGGCGAAGAAGAAACAGGCGGCCAAGAAGAAACAGGCGGCCAAGAAGAAACAGGCGGCCAAGAAGAAACAGGCGGCCAAGAAGAAACAGGCGGCAAAAAAACCAGGCGTTGCACCAGGCGGCAAAGATCTTGAAGCCCAGGATCTCGACGCCCTGCGCGCCCGACTGCACGCGCTCCTGGAAGAACCCGAAACAGAAAAGCAGGTCGTCGAGTTGTTGCTGGCGCTGGAGGAAAGCCAGCGCCGCGCTTTGGCTCCTCTGTGCCAGCAACAGCTCCGTGAAATGAAGAAGAACGAATGGGTGGAGATCAAGCCCAACACCATTGCGAGAAACACCCTGTTACCCTCAGCGACCGCCGCCTTCTTTTGCACCGGGAACCTCACAGAGATCAAAAAGCAGGGACACATGGGCGTTCCGCACGACGATGATCTGGTGCTGGAAGTGCTGAAGGTTCGCCAGCCGGCCTGGATCGAATCGTTCGTCGAAATGCTACTCGCCCGCAAGTTCTACTGGGGCAGCTGGCGGATGATTCGCGAACTTGTCCGCAGCGGCCTGTGCCCCAAGCCCGACAACCCGCGCTACTACACCGGGATGATTTCAGGGCTCGGAGGACAGGGGAACCGCGGCGACTTCGATCTTCTGCCCTTGCTCAAGGGAGACCCAGATTTATTGGAAGACGAAATCTGGCGGCTGTTTGAATACGAAGGCGAAGATGACAACACCCTGGCAAGCGTCGACCGCTGGAGTGGTCCGGGCTGGTCCAATGCACTGGTCACGCTGGCGAGCGAAGGCGCCCTGCCCCGCGACAGGCTGCTCGATGCCATCCTCGACGCGTTGGAACTTGGCTTCAACCACCATCGGGCACGCTGGTTCCACGATCTCTTCGATCGCCTGGAGCCGACCGACCAGGAACTGAAAAAACGGGCGAACCGCATTCTCGATCTGATCGGCGCCCCCACGCCGAACGTGGCCCAGTGGGCCTTCGAGAAGCAGCAACACCTGTGGGACGCCGGCCTCATCAAAGATGCCTCGCAGGTGATCGCCGCCAGCGCTCCGCTGCTCGGAGGGCGACACAAAAAGACTGTCCTCCAGGTGCTGCGTCTGTACGAACAGCTGGCCGAAACCTCCCCCCAGGCCGCCCGCGACATCTGCCTGACGGCGGCCGAAGCCCTAAGCCATGAGAAAGCCGACGTGCAGAAGGCGGCGTTAAAGCTGCTCGTGAAGCATGGCTCGCCCCAGGACGAAGAGCTGAGAGACGTCGTCGAAAAATTCTCCGCAGTCGCTGCGGTAACCGTGCAAAAGCAGGTCGCCGCATGGCTCGGAGCCGAAGCCACCGAGCCCGCAACGACGCCCGCCGCAAAGCAGCCGAAGAAAGCAGCGTCGCCCCTGAAGCAGGGCGACCTGAAAAAGTATGACGCCCGACACAGGGAACTTCTCAGCCTGCCGCCGCTACTCGCCGCGCTGGAACAGGGCCCTGCGCCCGACACGCCAATCCCGGCCGCCATCTTCCACGGCGTCGACATCCCCCGGCTCGACCCGGAGCGCAAACTAACGCCGATCAACGACCTGGACGCACTGCTGGAAACGCTCGGCCGCCTGCTCGAGGACGACAACCTGATCGACGACGCCGACCGCGCCGTCGACGCCCTCGCCCGACTCCATGCTGACAAGCCCGACGACTTCGACCAGCGATTAGTTCCGCTGCATCAGCGCGCCGTCAAACTGCTGGAGCGCAAGTGGGCCGCTTTCACGGCGCAAGGCGTCGTCGGCGATCTCTGCGGCCTGATTCTCGCATGGCAACGCGGCGAGCCCGTCACCAGAGAAATCAAAACCGACCGCGCAGGTAGTCAGCGAATGCTTGTTCAGGGACTGCAGGCAGAGACCCTGGAATCCAGCTATCAAAACAGCACCCCGTTGGCGTTTATGTCGCTGCGGATGCTGGATATCTGCGGGCTCTTAACCAGCGGGCAGCCGCAACAACTGCTCAGTTCCGCGACGCATGCCGGCGGCTGGATCGATCCGGCGACGCTCGTCGAACGCATCCATGGCCTGAACATCGAACCCGCAGAAACAGACGTCGTCCTCGCCCTGCTACGCCTCGCGCCCGACGGTCGGGCCGCCGCGCTAAAAAAGCTCAAACCCAAACAACAAGGCGAATGGATCGATGCGATCCGCCACGGCCTGGGAGCCAAGGGAATCCCCATCGGCCAGTCAGCTACCCTCTGGGCGGCCGCCGCACGCTGCCGCTCACCGTGGGAGGACGATCCCCAGGTCGCCAAGGCGTTTCCCACACTCGGCCCCGGCGCCGGCAATGCGGCGCGGTTCGAAACGCATTTTTCGCAAAAGAAATCAAGTTCCAGTACGATCAGGCATTTGAAAATCTCGACGAGCGAAAAAGGGCCCCCTGAAGTGCGAGCCGACATCCCCAGTCAATTGCTCCAGCTGAATCGAACCGATGACTCCTACGTCAGCTTCCAGGACATGGGCACAACCGCAGGATCGCTGCGCTGGGCGGCAACCCTGTGGCCCGCAGCCTGCGAGACGTACTTCGCCGCAGGAGCCCAGTGCCTGGGCGACAACCTCGACTGGTGGGAAGCCGCCTGGCACAACCGCTGTTTCCTGGAGCCGCTGCTCGATGCGGACACCCCGCTCCTCGACATGGGCCAGATACTTCTGCTCTGCGGCCTGGCCGCCAAAGAGCCGGGCGAACACGGCCTGGCCGTCGACATCGCAATCCAGGCGATCCGCGACGGACGTCTGGGAACCGACAATCTGGCCCAAATGCTGACGACCAGCCTGACCTCCGACCACTTCAACCTGCCGCGACTGGCAAAGCGTCTGCACGACATCGCCGCCCAGTCAGACCTGCACGCCTACATCGTCCTGCGTGCGGCCGAAACGGCACTCCCCGGCGCCAACGCTCAACAACTCCCCCGTGGAGTCGGCGACCTCTTCGAAATGCTCGCCGAACTCGCCGCGCAGCTCGAATGCAAAATCGAGAACCCTGCCTGTCGCACCTTCCTGGAAAGCCTCACCGGCTCCAACAAAACCGCCAAGACCGCCAAACAATGGCTGGCCGTCGAAGCGACCTTTAACCCCCAGGAAGTTCTCACCACCGCCGTCACCCACCGCGTCTCCCGCCTCCAGGAATGGGCGAAACGGGCTTAACCGCCCCTCGCACATTGCGTTCCCAAGCTGAATCAGCATGTCGCCAAAGAAGATAGCGACGCCCTGAAAGAGATTCCGTTTCCCCCAAAGGTCCCGAAACGCGGGACGCCATCAGCAAGGCGTACTGCGCGAGGACGCCTTCAAGGGAGTTGAGATAATTGAACGGATCAATGCGAACGCCGCAGGGTCAAGGGGCCGATTAGTCGATCGGTTTCACCTGGAATAATTTGCGCAGGAATGGTCCGTCCTCTTCGGCGTTTTTGTCGGCCTGTTTCCAGTCAACTTCGCCAAGCAGGGTCGCCGATCGAACGCGCGGATCGGGAAATTGGCGAAGGAGCAGAGCGAGAGTCGCCCGACGCAGCTCCAGCAGGAATTCCTCTCCCTGGGATTCCTTCAATCGCACAGGGCGCACTTCCTGTCCAAAATTCTCCACCGCCGGAAAGGCAGGCCAGCGGCGCTCGTCGTTGTCGTTAACCTGAAGGTCCGTGACGGCCAGTTCCACCACCTCCTCTTTGAGCAAACGCGACTCCAGCCTGCGCAAGGGATAGCCGGGAGCATCGTCGTAGCTGGCAACCGATTTCGACCTGGCTTCCTGTCGGATCGCCGAGAGTCGCCAGCCGCCGTCGCGACTGCTTTCCAGCTGACGGGACTCGGCGGTCCCCCGCAGCAGGCCGGGCAAATCCACGTCGAACTCGGCATTTCCCGCCTTGGACGGCAACAACTCGACCCCATATCCTCTGGCCGTGGGATGAAAATGGAACCGGGGACCGATCCCGTCTCCCAGGGTTACTTCGCCGGTCGCCACGTTGTAGACCATCGCCTTCCCTTCCGCAAAGTAGAGAAAAGGAAGGGACGGCTCGCCGCTGCTGACGAGCATCCAGCTCGCTTTCGTTGGTTTCGACCAGCCGATCTCCACCACCATGGGCAATTTTCTGTTCGGAAACCGCAAGGAACAGCAAAATGCCGGGGATTCCGTCGACAATCGAGGAGTCGCCACCGCCAACTCTGCCAGGGTTGGCTCCGTTGCGGACGCCAGACCGCCCCACAAAATAATCGTCCCCAACAGGCCGCCTGGAAACAAGGTCACCTTCATCATCGCGCCTTCCTGAATCATCGTCGCCCCCCAGGATTGTAACGCATGGAGTCCAATCTCGAGAGATAAAACCCGTCCGCGCCCCCCGAGCGAGGCGCATCGCGCTGATGCAGAAAGACGCCCAAACGATCCACCATCGCAGCCAGAAGCGGTTCCCCTTCGCTCCCGACAACCATCCACGACCGGGACAATAGATGCTTCACACGACCATCAACATCACGTCGCCGTCAGCAACAACACCGGACCAGAAAGCCCCTCTTCTCAAACAGGCGAAGAATCCCACAGATCAACGAATCGCCCAGCCATACCCCGCAAAGCCCTGGTTCCCCCCCAAAAAATGCCCCCACGCCGAAACAGGCCTGACAACCAAAAAAAGAAGCCCTAAGTCGTTGAAAAAAACAACTTAGGGCGTCAATGTAAGTTCCGGGACTAGGATTTGAAGCTAACTTTTCGACATTTTATCCACATAGCTTTTGCACTGCAATTCCCTGCCACGTAACACCTTACGCAAATTCGCTACGTCACCGACACGTCGTCAAAATTGCGATAAAATCGCCCATTTTGTCCGCAAATTGTCCGCAAATCGGCCTGACTAGGATTGCCCAAATCGCCAACCTAGATCTTGGCCGCCGCGCTACAGATCGTGGTTCGCCGCCAGGATAAGGATACCCGCTCGAACAGCCGCGGAAAGATCTTCAAGGAAACACCAACCTACAAACGGGGGGTGCTTTGTTCGCGGCATGGGCTCGCTAGAATGACGCCTTGCCAGATGCCGACGACTTTCTTTGAAATCGAGCGATATGATCACGGGCGTTATCAAGTCCCAGGTGGACAAAATTTGGAATGCGTTCTGGGCGGGCGGGATCAGCAATGGGCTGACCGTGATTGAGCAGATCACCTACCTGCTCTTCGCCCGGCGGCTGGATGAGCTGCATACGGCCAAGGAGAAGCAGTCGAATCTGCTCAAGACGCCGATCGAGGAGCCCATCTTTGGCAAAAAGCAGCAGCAATTGCGGTGGTCGCGGTTCAAGGATTTTGAACCGCAAAAAATGTACAAGACGTTTCGCGACGAGGTCTTCCCCTTCATCAAGCAGCTGCATCAGGATCGCCAAAGCGCGTACAGCCGTTATATGAAGGACGCCGTGTTTGTGATCCCCACACCGTCGCTGCTGGAACGGGTGGTGACGATGATCAGCGACATCCCGATGGAGGACCGCGACACCAAAGGCGATCTGTACGAGTACCTGCTCAGCAAGCTGCAGCATCAGGGCCGCAATGGGCAATTCCGCACGCCCCGGCATATCATCAAGATGATGGTCGAACTGCTCGATCCACAGCCGACCGATATCATCGGCGACCCGGCCTGCGGGACCTGCGGCTTTCTCGTTGCGGCTGGCGAATACCTGCGCGAGCATCAGCCGGAAATGTTCCATAAAAAGAAGCAGCGGGAGCATTTCAGCCAGGGGATGTTCCATGGCTCCGATTTCGACTCCTCGATGCTGCGGATCGGGGCGATGAACATGATGCTGCACGGCGTGGAAAACCCGGATATCGCCGACGTCGACGCCCTGTCGGAAGACGGTGCCGGGATTCGCGATCGCTATACGGTCCTGCTGGCCAATCCGCCGTTCAAGGGCTCGCTCAACTACGAAGAAGTCGCCAAGGACCTGCTGCAGCTTTCCAAAACCAAAAAGACCGAACTGCTGTTCGTATCGCTGTTCGTCCAGCAACTCAAGTCGGGCGGCCGCTGCGCCTGCATTGTGCCCGACGGCGTGTTGTTCGGCTCCTCCAAGGCCCATAAAGATATCCGCCAAATGCTGGTCGAAGACCAAAAACTCGACGGCGTGATCTCCATGCCCTCGGGCGTGTTCAAGCCGTACGCCGGCGTCTCCACCGCCGTGCTGCTGTTCACCAGGACCAACTCAGGCGGGACCGAACACGTCTGGTTCTACGACATGCAAGCCGACGGCTACAGCCTCGACGACAAGCGGGATACCGTCGAAGCGAACGACATCCCCGACCTGGTTGAACGCTGGAAGAACCGCAATCCGAAGAAGAAGAGCGACCGCAAAGGAAAAGCGTTCTTCGTGCCGGTTGCCGAGATCGTGGAGAACAAATACGACCTGTCGATCAACCGCTACAAGGAGGTGGAGTACGACGAAGTCGAGTACGATCCGCCGGAAATGATTCTGGACCAGCTGGAGGCATTGGAGGCGGAGATTGTGGCGGATTTGAAAGAGCTGCGGGGGATGCTGCATTGACTCAAAAAACGGGAATTGAAAACTTTGTTTCCGGTGACTGGCGAATTTTGACCATCGATGAAGTTAAGTCATCTCAGCCCTATTCTTTGGTCGGAGGCCCTTTCGGTTCAAACCTTACCTCGGACGATTACGTTACCGCTCCAGGCGTGCCAGTAATTCGAGGGGTTAATATGGGAGGAAAAGATTCGAGGTTCATTGATTCTAAGTTCGCCTATGTAAGTGAAAGTAAGGCAAAATCGCTCGCGAAAAACTTGGCCTTTCCTGGCGACCTTGTCTTCACTCAACGTGGAACTCTGGGCCAGGTAGCTGAAATCCCCAAAGACGCCAGTTTTCCGCGATATGTGATATCGCAGAGCCAAATGAAGTTAGCTGTTGATAAAAAAATCGCTTTTCCACGATTTATCTATCACTACTTCCGATCACCGTTGGCTCGAGCTTTTCTGGTTCGAAGCGTACAAGCCACTGGGGTCCCACACATCAATCTGCAGATTCTGAAGCAGTTCCCAATCCCCCTGCCGCCATTGGCGGAGCAGCGGCGGATTGCGGCGATCCTTGACAAGGCGGACGCCATCCGGCGAAAACGGCAGCAGGCGATCCAGCTGACTGAGCAGTTCCTGAAGTCCGCCTTCCTCGAAATGTTCGGCGATCCAGTCACCAATCCAAAAAGGTGGACAACATCGAAAATCGATCAAATATGTAGAATAGTTCGGGGCTCTTCGCCGCGCCCGCAAGGTGACGCTCGATACTACAACGGTCCAGTCCCTCGTTTAATGGTCGCAGATATCACTCGGGACGGATGGTTAGTAACTCCACAAATCGATAGCCTGACAATTGAAGGCGCTAAGAAAAGTCGACCTGTCGACGCGGGCACCATTGTCATGGCAGTGAGCGGAAACGTCGGAGTCGTTGCTGAACTTGCAAGTGATGCGTGCGTACACGACGGTTTTGTAGCGTTTACTGATCTAAGGCACCAGATAATCTTGCCAAAATACCTGCTATTGACTTTACATTTTCTGAAATCGACACACGAGTCAAAGAAGGCTGGAGCGATCTTTCAAAATCTGACGACCCACGACATCAAGGCGCTTGAGATTCCAATCCCGCCGATTGAAAACCAGCAAAATCTCGTCAAGGTTTTCACTTACATCAACCAGCTCGACGAAAAACTCAGCCAGACACACGAGCAATCGAAAAACCTCTTCAACTCCCTCGTCCAGCGCGCCTTTCGCGGCGAGCTTTCCTCTGCGGAGGCGATTGACACATGACCTCGAACTTCGACTTCCTCCAGCCGGCCTGGATTGCGTTCCTGGAAGACGCCGTCCAGACCGAGCGGAACGCGTTGCGGGCGCCGCGGACTTGTGCATTCTATGCGCGACGGACGCTGGAGCTGGCGGTCAAGTGGATGTTCGCCCATGACAGCTATCTCAAGACGCCGTACAAGGAGAATCTGGCCGCCCTGATCCATGAGCAGACGTTCAAGGACACGCTGCCGCCCGGGCTGTTCCAGCAGGTGCGGATGATCCAGAAGCTGGGGAACCTGGCCGTCCACAGCGATACGAACATCAACCCGCAGGACGGTCTGCAGGTCACCCGTTGCCTGCACGCCACGCTCGGCTGGATCGCCAAGGCGTACGGCCAGGGCGCCGCCCCCCTGCCCTTCAACCCGGATCTGCTCCCGCGTCCGGAGGAGCAGGCGGCGCCCGGCACCGATCAGACGGCCGAACAGTTGACGACGCTGCAGGGAGAGCTGGCCGCCAAGGACGCCGCGTATCTGGATTCGCTCGACAAGCTGGCCGCCACCGAAGAGCAGGTGCAAAAACTCCTGGAGCAGATTCAGCAGATCAAGGCCGAGAACGCCAAGACGATCGCCGACGAGGATTACAGCGAAGAGTCGACCCGCGACCTGTTCATCGACCTGATGCTCCGCGAAGCCGGCTGGGATCCGCACGGGCCGAATGTCAGCGAGTACGAAGTCGCCGGCATGCCGAACAAGTCGGGCGTCGGGTTTGTCGACTACGTGCTGTGGGGCGACGACGGTTTGCCACTTGCGGTTGTCGAAGCGAAGAAAACCAAGGTCAACCCCCGCGCCGGCGAACGCCAGGCGGAACTGTACGCCGATTGCCTGGAACAGAAGTTCGGCCAGCGCCCGATTATCTTCTATTCCAGCGGCTACCAGACCTGGCTGTGGGACGATACGCGTTACCCGCCCCGCGAAGTGCAAGGTTTTTACGCCAAGGACGAACTGCAGCGGCTGATTCATCGCCGGACCAGCCGCGGCGACATCACGACGACGCCGTCGGACAAGAGCGTGATCGACCGCTATTACCAGGAAGAAGCGGTCCGTCGCATCCTGCACAACTTTGGGGAAGAGCTGTCGCGCAAGAGTCTGGTGGTGATGGCGACCGGTTCCGGCAAAACGCGGCTCAGCATCGCCGCCGTGGATATTCTGATGCGGCAGGACTGGGTGCTCCGCACGCTCTTTCTGGCCGACCGGAATGCCCTGCTGACCCAGGCGAAACGGAACTTCACCAAACTGTTGCCGCACGCCTCCGTGGTGAACCTGGGCGAAAGCCCCGAGAACGAGAAGAGCCGGATCGTCTTCTCGACCTATCCGACGATGTTGAACTGCATCGACGACGCGCGGAAGGATGGCCAGAAGCGGTTTGGCGTGGGGCACTTCGATTTGATCATCATCGACGAAGCCCATCGCAGCGTGTATCAGAAGTTTGGAGCGATTTTCGACTACTTTGATTCGCTGCTGCTCGGACTAACGGCGACCCCCAAGGCCGAAGTCGACCGGAACACGTACGGACTTTTTGAGCTGCAGGATCACGTGCCGACATACGCCTACGAGCTGAACGACGCGGTGAACGATGAGTATCTGGTTCCGCCGAAAGCGATCTCCGTGCCGCTCAAATTTCAGCGCGAGGGGATCAAATACGCCGAACTGACCGACGCCGAGAAGGCCGAGTACGAAGAAGAATTCTTCGACGATGAAACGGCGTCGCTCCCCCGCCAGATCGATGCCGGCGCTTTGAATAACTGGCTGTTCAACGCCGACACGGTCAACAAGGTGCTGAAGCACCTGATGGAACACGGCCTGAAGGTCGAAGGCGGCGATCGCCTGGGAAAGACGATCATCTTCGCCAAGAATCACAACCACGCCCAATTCATCGTTGATCAGTTCGATCTGAACTATCCCAAGCTGGCGGGTAAGTTCTGCCGCTTGATCGATAACCAGGTTAAGGATGCACAGGGCCTGATCGATAACTTTTCTGTGACGGGCAAGCAGCCGCAGATCGCGGTGTCCGTCGATATGCTCGACACGGGCATCGACGTTCCCGAGGTGGTGAACCTGGTGTTTTTCAAGCTGGTCCGCTCCAAGACCAAATTCTGGCAGATGATCGGCCGCGGCACGCGCCTGTGCCCGGATCTGTTCGGCCCCAGCCAGGACAAAGAGTTCTTCTACGTTTTCGATTATTGCGAGAATTTTGAGTTCTTTGGCGCGCATCCCGACGGCGTTGAAGCGGCGATCCAGGAATCCGTGAAGACAAAGAATTTCAAGCGGCGGGTGCTGCTTGTCGACCATCTGCAGGGATCGCAGCCAGACGGGCAAGCCGAACTGGACGATCTGGCCAACGACTACCGCGACCAGCTGCAGGGCGTGGTGGCGAAGATGGACGTCAACAACTTCATTGTCCGCGCCAAGCGGGCCTACGTGGAGAAGTACCGCGAACGCGCGAGCTGGGACGTCTTGTCGCAGACCGACATGATCGACGTGCAAGAAAACCTGGCCTCGCTGCCCTACGACGACGAGGATGACGAATTCGCCCGGCGCTTTGATCTGCTGGTGCTCAGTCTGGAACTGGCCATCCTGGAGCACGACCCGAAATTGCCTTGGTATCAGGAACGCATTCGAGCCTTGGCGGGCGGCCTGGAGGAGAAGAAGGCGATTCCGGTAGTCAACGCCCAGATGGAGCTGATCCTGGAGATCCAGACCGACGAGTTCTGGGAGTATGTAACGCTGCCGCAGCTGGAGAACGTGCGCAAACGCCTCCGCGACCTGATCAAGTTCATCGACAAGCAGGGCGGCCGCGGGAACGTTTACACGAATTTTGAAGACGAGCTGGGCGAAAGTACGGAAGTCGCCGACCTGGTCGTGAAAGACGTCAACCTGAAGAACTACCGATTGAAGGTCGAGCGGTTCATCCGCGAGCACGAAACGCACATCACCATCCACAAGCTGAAGCGAAATCAGCCGATCGCCGAAGAGGATATCGACGCACTGGAGGAGATTCTGTTTTCCGCCGACGGTCCAGGAACGCGAGACGACTTCAGCGCGGCGTACGGCACGGAGCAGCCGCTCGGCAAGTTGGTGCGGCAGATCGTCGGCCTGGAACGGAACGCGGCCAAAGAGGCATTCAACGAGTTTCTCTCAAGCGCAGTCTATTCGGCCGATCAAATCGCCTTCATCAACCGCATCGTCGAGCACCTGGTTCACAACGGCCTGATGGAATCCAAGGAACTATTCGCCCCGCCCTTCACCGACATGCACGATCAGGGCATCGCCGGCGTACTGCATGAGGACGCGGCGAAGGTGGTTGAGGTGATTGAACGGATCAATGCAAACGCCGTGGCGTAGATCAGTGGCCAAGACGAGACTCGAACCCGTACGAGGTAAAACTCTTCACGGGTTTTTAAATCCCGCAAAACACCATGCCAAGGACATGGAAACGGTGTGTCAAAGCATTGCGGGCGAAGGCTTTGCGGCAAAATGCTGCAGTAGCCCAACGGCAATGAAATGAGGCCAATTTGGGCCACATTGTCGTTGAAGTCGTCACGCCAAGCGCGGGCCTTCAGTCGGGCGCCAGTATTCGCTGGGCTACCTGCCCCCGTCGGAGTTCGCGCGTCTCGCTGTGCTGACTCCGCGTTCCGTTCGCTGCGTTAACTCCCCAGAGTCAGCACAGCGAGACCCCTGAACCGTTACATGTGGATGCAGTCTATTGAGCAGCTCATCCGGAAATATTGCGACGACCTGATTCGGATCGACCTGCTTCAGTGGCTAGCGCTGCCCTTGAACCAAAACCTGCTTTGCCGTCAGCGTTTTGATCGAATGGACGAGAATGAACACCTGATGCGTCTGCGTAAACGCTTCACCAACACAATGGTTTTGATTGCCGTTCTGGTCGACGAGCGTTACTCGACGGTAGCCGGACATCTTTTTACCGCCAACTGGCACGGCGGCACCGATCTGGTCGTTGGGCGAGAAGTACTCAGGCCAGTTAATTTCTCCAAATTGCTCGTCAAATGACTGCGATGCCACGACGCGTCGCAGATCGCAGGTGAAACCAAGGTCCTCATGAACGACTGGCGGTTCCAGCACGAGGACTAAGCAGGCTTTGTGGTGGGTCGAAACATATCGACGAACAGCCGAGTAAATCGATGAGCCGTAGGTCTTACTCATCTTGACCGGCACAAGGATTCCAATTTTGTGATAGGCTGCTTCTTCGGTAAACGCATCGAGCTGAAAAATCACCTCAGTTGCGAAGA is part of the Lignipirellula cremea genome and encodes:
- a CDS encoding restriction endonuclease subunit S: MTQKTGIENFVSGDWRILTIDEVKSSQPYSLVGGPFGSNLTSDDYVTAPGVPVIRGVNMGGKDSRFIDSKFAYVSESKAKSLAKNLAFPGDLVFTQRGTLGQVAEIPKDASFPRYVISQSQMKLAVDKKIAFPRFIYHYFRSPLARAFLVRSVQATGVPHINLQILKQFPIPLPPLAEQRRIAAILDKADAIRRKRQQAIQLTEQFLKSAFLEMFGDPVTNPKRWTTSKIDQICRIVRGSSPRPQGDARYYNGPVPRLMVADITRDGWLVTPQIDSLTIEGAKKSRPVDAGTIVMAVSGNVGVVAELASDACVHDGFVAFTDLRHQIILPKYLLLTLHFLKSTHESKKAGAIFQNLTTHDIKALEIPIPPIENQQNLVKVFTYINQLDEKLSQTHEQSKNLFNSLVQRAFRGELSSAEAIDT
- a CDS encoding type I restriction-modification system subunit M — translated: MITGVIKSQVDKIWNAFWAGGISNGLTVIEQITYLLFARRLDELHTAKEKQSNLLKTPIEEPIFGKKQQQLRWSRFKDFEPQKMYKTFRDEVFPFIKQLHQDRQSAYSRYMKDAVFVIPTPSLLERVVTMISDIPMEDRDTKGDLYEYLLSKLQHQGRNGQFRTPRHIIKMMVELLDPQPTDIIGDPACGTCGFLVAAGEYLREHQPEMFHKKKQREHFSQGMFHGSDFDSSMLRIGAMNMMLHGVENPDIADVDALSEDGAGIRDRYTVLLANPPFKGSLNYEEVAKDLLQLSKTKKTELLFVSLFVQQLKSGGRCACIVPDGVLFGSSKAHKDIRQMLVEDQKLDGVISMPSGVFKPYAGVSTAVLLFTRTNSGGTEHVWFYDMQADGYSLDDKRDTVEANDIPDLVERWKNRNPKKKSDRKGKAFFVPVAEIVENKYDLSINRYKEVEYDEVEYDPPEMILDQLEALEAEIVADLKELRGMLH
- a CDS encoding DUF6493 family protein; the encoded protein is MMAKKKQAAKKKQAAKKKQAAKKKQAAKKKQAAKKPGVAPGGKDLEAQDLDALRARLHALLEEPETEKQVVELLLALEESQRRALAPLCQQQLREMKKNEWVEIKPNTIARNTLLPSATAAFFCTGNLTEIKKQGHMGVPHDDDLVLEVLKVRQPAWIESFVEMLLARKFYWGSWRMIRELVRSGLCPKPDNPRYYTGMISGLGGQGNRGDFDLLPLLKGDPDLLEDEIWRLFEYEGEDDNTLASVDRWSGPGWSNALVTLASEGALPRDRLLDAILDALELGFNHHRARWFHDLFDRLEPTDQELKKRANRILDLIGAPTPNVAQWAFEKQQHLWDAGLIKDASQVIAASAPLLGGRHKKTVLQVLRLYEQLAETSPQAARDICLTAAEALSHEKADVQKAALKLLVKHGSPQDEELRDVVEKFSAVAAVTVQKQVAAWLGAEATEPATTPAAKQPKKAASPLKQGDLKKYDARHRELLSLPPLLAALEQGPAPDTPIPAAIFHGVDIPRLDPERKLTPINDLDALLETLGRLLEDDNLIDDADRAVDALARLHADKPDDFDQRLVPLHQRAVKLLERKWAAFTAQGVVGDLCGLILAWQRGEPVTREIKTDRAGSQRMLVQGLQAETLESSYQNSTPLAFMSLRMLDICGLLTSGQPQQLLSSATHAGGWIDPATLVERIHGLNIEPAETDVVLALLRLAPDGRAAALKKLKPKQQGEWIDAIRHGLGAKGIPIGQSATLWAAAARCRSPWEDDPQVAKAFPTLGPGAGNAARFETHFSQKKSSSSTIRHLKISTSEKGPPEVRADIPSQLLQLNRTDDSYVSFQDMGTTAGSLRWAATLWPAACETYFAAGAQCLGDNLDWWEAAWHNRCFLEPLLDADTPLLDMGQILLLCGLAAKEPGEHGLAVDIAIQAIRDGRLGTDNLAQMLTTSLTSDHFNLPRLAKRLHDIAAQSDLHAYIVLRAAETALPGANAQQLPRGVGDLFEMLAELAAQLECKIENPACRTFLESLTGSNKTAKTAKQWLAVEATFNPQEVLTTAVTHRVSRLQEWAKRA
- a CDS encoding DEAD/DEAH box helicase family protein, whose amino-acid sequence is MTSNFDFLQPAWIAFLEDAVQTERNALRAPRTCAFYARRTLELAVKWMFAHDSYLKTPYKENLAALIHEQTFKDTLPPGLFQQVRMIQKLGNLAVHSDTNINPQDGLQVTRCLHATLGWIAKAYGQGAAPLPFNPDLLPRPEEQAAPGTDQTAEQLTTLQGELAAKDAAYLDSLDKLAATEEQVQKLLEQIQQIKAENAKTIADEDYSEESTRDLFIDLMLREAGWDPHGPNVSEYEVAGMPNKSGVGFVDYVLWGDDGLPLAVVEAKKTKVNPRAGERQAELYADCLEQKFGQRPIIFYSSGYQTWLWDDTRYPPREVQGFYAKDELQRLIHRRTSRGDITTTPSDKSVIDRYYQEEAVRRILHNFGEELSRKSLVVMATGSGKTRLSIAAVDILMRQDWVLRTLFLADRNALLTQAKRNFTKLLPHASVVNLGESPENEKSRIVFSTYPTMLNCIDDARKDGQKRFGVGHFDLIIIDEAHRSVYQKFGAIFDYFDSLLLGLTATPKAEVDRNTYGLFELQDHVPTYAYELNDAVNDEYLVPPKAISVPLKFQREGIKYAELTDAEKAEYEEEFFDDETASLPRQIDAGALNNWLFNADTVNKVLKHLMEHGLKVEGGDRLGKTIIFAKNHNHAQFIVDQFDLNYPKLAGKFCRLIDNQVKDAQGLIDNFSVTGKQPQIAVSVDMLDTGIDVPEVVNLVFFKLVRSKTKFWQMIGRGTRLCPDLFGPSQDKEFFYVFDYCENFEFFGAHPDGVEAAIQESVKTKNFKRRVLLVDHLQGSQPDGQAELDDLANDYRDQLQGVVAKMDVNNFIVRAKRAYVEKYRERASWDVLSQTDMIDVQENLASLPYDDEDDEFARRFDLLVLSLELAILEHDPKLPWYQERIRALAGGLEEKKAIPVVNAQMELILEIQTDEFWEYVTLPQLENVRKRLRDLIKFIDKQGGRGNVYTNFEDELGESTEVADLVVKDVNLKNYRLKVERFIREHETHITIHKLKRNQPIAEEDIDALEEILFSADGPGTRDDFSAAYGTEQPLGKLVRQIVGLERNAAKEAFNEFLSSAVYSADQIAFINRIVEHLVHNGLMESKELFAPPFTDMHDQGIAGVLHEDAAKVVEVIERINANAVA